The genomic stretch GCCCTGAGTGACCTGCTGGACGTGTTCAACCTGGGCAGCGAGATCGGCGGGGACGCGGGAGGCACCAGCACAGGCGCGGGCGCAGGCAGCAGCTTCCTGGGGGACGTGCCCGCAATGTCCGGGGCAGGGGTAGCAGTGTCCGGGGCAGCAGCGTCCGAACCACGCGCGGAGACCTGGCTGATCGAGGACGGCCACCTGGCCCATGGGCCGGAAACGGCGACCATCACGGGGCTGCTGAGCCTGCTCGCGCAGGCCGACACGCTGGGCCTGCACCGCCTGGACATGGGGGATCAGACGCACGTGTGGTCGGCGCGGGCCGCCGGGCCACGCGGCTGGCGGGTGGCGCGCGCCCTGACCTGGGATGACCTGGACGCCGGAGCGGGCCGCTGGCTCGACACCGGGGAGGCCTGATACGCACGGCGTCCAATTCCAGAGGATTGCAGAAAAGCATTCCAATCCTTTTCCATCTCTGCTTCGCCGCTGTGCCAGTCCCGCAGCGCGTATTTTTTGCTTCTCCTTCCAGTCGGGTGATATCGCCGGGAAGCAGCGATATCACCGCAGTTGGTATGAGTCGGCCGCGTGAGCTTGCCCCTGAACCTGCCGCTGAACACGGGTGAAACGCGCCTGCTGCGCGGCCTGGAAGAGCAGCAGGCGCTGGGCGCGGCCTTTGCGCTGGCCCTGCCGACCGGCGCCCTGCTGTTTCTGGAAGGCGAGCTGGGCGCGGGCAAAACGTCGTTTACGCAGGGGCTGGTCGGCGCCCTGGGCTTCCGTGACAGTGTGACCAGTCCCACCTACGCGCTGATGCACGTGTACCCCACCGCGCAGGGACAGGTGCTGCACGTGGACGCCTACCGCGTGCGCGACGTGGGCGAACTGTACGACATGGATCTGGACGACCTGATCTCGGGCAGTCGCCTGAGTGTCGTCGAGTGGGGCGAGGGACTGTACGCCGATTACCAGCCCGCCCCCATCCTACGTTTCGCGCACGTGGACGGCCAGCCGGAAGTGCGCGAGGTCACGCGAATCCGCTGACCTTTTTGAGCGACAATAAGGCGTCATGTTGACTCTGGTTTTAAACAGCGGGTCGAGCAGTGTGAAATTTGCCCTGCTCGACCCGCGCTCCAGCGAAGTGCGCCTCTCCGGCCTGACCGAGCGCCTGGGGTCGGACGCCGCGTCCGCCACCCTGAAAACAGGCGGCGAGAAGAAGCAGGTGACGCTCAAAGACGGCACCTACGCCTCGGCTTTTGGGCTGATCGCCGGAGAACTCGACGCCCTGAATGTTCGCCAGGAGGTGCAAGCTGTCGGTCACCGCGTGGTGCACGGCGGTGAGAAATTCAGCGGCTCGGTGCTGCTGACGCCGGAAGTGATGGCGGCCCTGCGCGAGTGCATTCCCCTGGCGCCGCTGCACAACCCGCCCAACATCGCCGGAATCGAGGCGGCGCAGCTGGCCTTTCCGAACCTGCCGCAGGTGGGCGTGTTCGACACGGCCTTCCACCAGACCATGCCCCCTGTGGCCTACCGCTACGCCGTGCCGGAAAGCTGGTACACCCAGCACGGCGTGCGCCGCTACGGCTTTCACGGCACCAGCCACCAGTACGTGGCGCAGGAAGCCGCCAAGATGCTGGGCAAGCCGCTGGAAGACCTGAACCTGGTCACCGCGCACCTGGGCAACGGGTGCAGCGCCACCGCCGTCCGGGGCGGCCAGAGCGTGGACAGCAGCATGGGCTTCACGCCGCTCGAAGGGCTGGTCATGGGCACCCGCAGCGGCGACGTCGACCCGGGCCTGCACGACTTCATGGCCCGCCAGGCCGGCTTGACGCTGACGCAGATCATGACCGCCCTTAACAAGGAAAGCGGGCTACTGGGGGTCTCTGGCCTCACCAACGACATGCGCGAACTGGAGGCCGCCGCCGCGCGGGGCCACGAACGCGCCGCGCTGGCCCTCGACCTGTTCATCTACCGCCTCGCCAAGACGGTGGCCGCCCTCAGCGTGCCGCTGGGCCGACTCGACGCCCTGGTGTTTACCGGCGGAATCGGGGAGAACAGCGAGCTGGTGCGCGCCCGCACCCTGGGTCACCTCGGCCTGCTGGGCTTCAAACTCGACGAACACGCCAACCAGCAGGCCGTGCGCGGCCAGGGCGGCCTTATCACCACCCCCGGCAGCACGCCCGCCCTGGTCGTGAACACCAACGAGGAACTGATGATCGCGCGGGAAACGATGCGGCTGGTGGCCCTGAACCCGTAACCCGTGCAGAAAAAGCTGAAGCGGGCGCCTGAGCCTCTACAGGCCACAAGTCACGAGCGACAGGCTCTGCGAAGGAGAAGTCCATGAAAACACTTTTTATCGCGCCGACCCGCAATGGGGTGGGGCTGTCGAGTACGGCGCTGGGGCTGACGCGCGCGCTGGAGCGTCAGGGGTTGCGGGTGGCGTTTCTCAAGCCGATTGCCCAGACGCATGAGCGCAGCGCCGACGACAGCGTGCAGTTTGCGCGCAGCGTCTCTCACCTGAACCCGCCGGACCCCATCGACCTGACGCGGGCCGAGGAGATGCTGAGCCACGGCGCGGACGAGGAATTGATGGAGCAGGTCATCGCCCTGTCGCGCGGCGCGGTGGGGGAGGGCGTGGACGTCCTGATCGCCGAGGGCATTGCCCTGACCGAGCGCAACGTGTACGCCGGGCCGCTGAACGCCGCGCTGGCCCGCAACCTGGAGGCCGACACGGTGCTGGTCAGCAGCCTGGCGAACGTGTCGGCGGCGGAACTGGCCGACGAACTGGAGATCGCCGCGCAGAACTACCGCCGCAGTGACGGTACGGGCCTGGCGGGCTTCGTGCTGAACTTCGCGCCCAGGGAACTGGATTTCGGCACGCTGATGGCCGAGCTGCGCGCCCGCAGTCAGGTGCTGGCCAGCGGGGAACTGCCGCTGCTGGGCGTGGTGAGCCTGTCGGAAACGCTGCGCCAGGGGCGCACCCTGGACATCGCCCGCCACCTGAAGGCCGAGGTGGTGAACGCCGGGGAAATGGAGCTGCGGCGCGTGGCGAGTCCGGTGGTCACCGCCCGCACCGTGCCGAAAATGGCGCACCTGTTCGGGCCGGGGGCATTGATCGTCACGCCCGCCGACCGCGAGGACGTGATCATGGCCGCCGCGCTGTGCCACCTCAGCGGCGTGCCGCTGGCGGGGCTGGTGTATACCTCGGGCAGCACCCCCGAGGACAGCATTCAGCAGCTCTGCAACGCGGCGCTGACCAGCACCCTGCCGGTGATGCGCGTGCCGACCAATTCGTTTCAGACGGCTTCGCTGCTGGCCAGCATGGACGCGCGCGTGCCGCACGACGACCCGGGCCGCATGGACCGGATGCTGGATTTCATTGCCGACCGGCTCGACACCGTGCCGCTGGGCGCCCGCATTCGCACGCCGCGCCCGGACGGGGAACGCCGATTGCCCCCCAGCGCCTTCCGCTACGAACTGATTCAGAAGGCCAGGGCGGCGGGCAAACGCATCGTGCTGCCCGAAGGCGACGAGCCGCGCACCGTGAAGGCCGCCATCCGCTGCGCCGAGAAGGGCATTGCCCGCTGCGTGCTGCTGGCCAAACCCGAGCGGGTCAAACAGGTCGCGCAGGGGCAGGGCCTGGACATCCCGGCGGGCCTGGAAATCCTCGACCCGGACAGTGTGCGCCAGCGCTACGTGGCCCCCATGGTGGAGCTGCGCCGCAGCAAGGGCCTGACCGAACCGCAGGCGCTCGCGCAACTGGAGGACAGCGTGGTGCTGGGCACCATGATGCTGGCCCTGGGTGAGGTGGACGGGCTGGTGTCCGGCGCGGTGCACACCACCGCGAACACCGTGCGGCCCGCGCTGCAACTCATCAAGACGGCGCCCGGCGCGTCGCTGGTCAGCAGCATCTTTTTCATGCTGATGCCCGAACAGGTGCTGGTGTACGGGGACGC from Deinococcus fonticola encodes the following:
- the pta gene encoding phosphate acetyltransferase is translated as MKTLFIAPTRNGVGLSSTALGLTRALERQGLRVAFLKPIAQTHERSADDSVQFARSVSHLNPPDPIDLTRAEEMLSHGADEELMEQVIALSRGAVGEGVDVLIAEGIALTERNVYAGPLNAALARNLEADTVLVSSLANVSAAELADELEIAAQNYRRSDGTGLAGFVLNFAPRELDFGTLMAELRARSQVLASGELPLLGVVSLSETLRQGRTLDIARHLKAEVVNAGEMELRRVASPVVTARTVPKMAHLFGPGALIVTPADREDVIMAAALCHLSGVPLAGLVYTSGSTPEDSIQQLCNAALTSTLPVMRVPTNSFQTASLLASMDARVPHDDPGRMDRMLDFIADRLDTVPLGARIRTPRPDGERRLPPSAFRYELIQKARAAGKRIVLPEGDEPRTVKAAIRCAEKGIARCVLLAKPERVKQVAQGQGLDIPAGLEILDPDSVRQRYVAPMVELRRSKGLTEPQALAQLEDSVVLGTMMLALGEVDGLVSGAVHTTANTVRPALQLIKTAPGASLVSSIFFMLMPEQVLVYGDAAINPNPNAEELADIAIQSADSAQAFGLPVRVAMISYSTGESGSGQDVDKVKEATRLVKERRPDITVDGPLQYDAASVLSVGRQKAPDSPVAGRATVFIFPDLNTGNTTYKAVQRSAGVVAVGPMLQGLRKPVNDLSRGALVDDIVYTIALTAIQATQVEANMQAPATPGNSA
- a CDS encoding acetate kinase, with translation MLTLVLNSGSSSVKFALLDPRSSEVRLSGLTERLGSDAASATLKTGGEKKQVTLKDGTYASAFGLIAGELDALNVRQEVQAVGHRVVHGGEKFSGSVLLTPEVMAALRECIPLAPLHNPPNIAGIEAAQLAFPNLPQVGVFDTAFHQTMPPVAYRYAVPESWYTQHGVRRYGFHGTSHQYVAQEAAKMLGKPLEDLNLVTAHLGNGCSATAVRGGQSVDSSMGFTPLEGLVMGTRSGDVDPGLHDFMARQAGLTLTQIMTALNKESGLLGVSGLTNDMRELEAAAARGHERAALALDLFIYRLAKTVAALSVPLGRLDALVFTGGIGENSELVRARTLGHLGLLGFKLDEHANQQAVRGQGGLITTPGSTPALVVNTNEELMIARETMRLVALNP
- the tsaE gene encoding tRNA (adenosine(37)-N6)-threonylcarbamoyltransferase complex ATPase subunit type 1 TsaE, which encodes MSLPLNLPLNTGETRLLRGLEEQQALGAAFALALPTGALLFLEGELGAGKTSFTQGLVGALGFRDSVTSPTYALMHVYPTAQGQVLHVDAYRVRDVGELYDMDLDDLISGSRLSVVEWGEGLYADYQPAPILRFAHVDGQPEVREVTRIR